From Anas acuta chromosome 20, bAnaAcu1.1, whole genome shotgun sequence, a single genomic window includes:
- the LOC137842521 gene encoding carboxyl-terminal PDZ ligand of neuronal nitric oxide synthase protein-like isoform X1 — protein MPVKNRYNLVDDGCDSRVPLHNEEAFQHGIHFQAKYIGSLDVPRPSSRVEIVAAMRRIRYEFKAKNIKKKKVSIIVSVDGVKVILRKKQKRKEWTWDESKMVVMHDPVYRIFYVSHDSQDLKIFSYIARDGANNSFRCNVFKSKKKSQAMRVVRTVGQAFEVCHKLSLQHALQNADGQADGASDKSAEEQPPEVHQIKGSKITDVDEVGLDSDGICVSERGPGELPAARGELSVLKAGQGTKDKNCQDPESCSLCPAGSQQLLSPGSPCSSASITPLASQHCLQLLQQQLLQQQQQTQVAVAQVQLLKDQLAAETAARIEAQARVRQLLLTNRDLLQHVSLLVRQLKALESRAQRRQPVDRSLQNLSLAQSLSLNLKNHYSLDIALPSTSTPASVLGSPVGPRSLSALGAGDSYLNLLGLERGGPRFGSKEGDEGLTTALEGQEGLSRRVEGSEVSEVALLNGSGRQKAEDADRGDEDRRQQPIPKLNPPPPILRKRSSKTSPSLEVEAKPESTAHVSLPSPSVSSLTNITASSLTLLDSEARTPAWSAASSSEPVPSRTFQRVLSKDRAGENGHTSPPASCHDPAASEVLGKDLAVLVSPTDSIVPFSPADDTCLHISFSEDELLEPKLDAAVGPSRVPS, from the exons TATGAATTCAAAGCCAAGAACATTAAGAAGAAGAAGGTGAGCATCATCGTGTCCGTGGACGGCGTGAAGGTGATCCTGCGCAAGAAGCAGAAG CGCAAGGAGTGGACCTGGGACGAGAGCAAGATGGTGGTGATGCACGATCCCGTGTACAG AATCTTCTACGTGTCTCACGACTCGCAAGACCTGAAAATATTCAGCTACATCGCGAGGGACGGTGCCAACAACTCCTTCAGGTGCAACGTCTTCAAATCCAAGAAGAAG AGCCAGGCCATGCGCGTGGTGCGCACGGTGGGCCAGGCCTTCGAGGTGTGCCACAAGCTGAGCCTGCAGCACGCCCTGCAGAACGCCGACGGGCAGGCAGACGGGGCCAGCGACAAGTCGGCGGAGGAGCAGCCACCAGAAG TGCACCAGATAAAGGGCTCCAAGATCACAGATGTGGACGAGGTTGGCCTCGACTCCGATGGCATCTGCGTGTCTGAGAGGGGACCAGGAGAGCTGCCGGCTGCCAGGGGTGAGCTCAGCGTGCTGAAAGCCGGACAAGGCACCAAGGACAAGAACTGCCAG GACCCCGagagctgctccctgtgcccggctggctcccagcagctgctgagccctggcagcccctgctcctcagCCTCCATCACGCCGCTGgcctcccagcactgcctccagctcctccagcagcagctcctccagcagcagcagcagacgcAGGTGGCGGTGGCTCAG GTGCAGCTGCTGAAGGACCAGCTGGCAGCGGAGACGGCGGCGCGCATCGAGGCGCAGGCCCGGGTgcggcagctgctgctgaccaACCGCGACCTGCTGCAGCACGTCTCGCTGCTGGTGCGGCAGCTGAAGGCGCTGGAGAGCCGGGCACAGCGCCGGCAGCCAG TTGACCGCTCGCTGCAGAACCTGTCCCTGGCGCAGTCGCTGTCCCTCAACCTGAAGAACCACTACAGCCTGGACATCGCCCTGCCCTCCACCTCCACGCCCGCCAGCGTCCTGGGCAGCCCCGTGGGCCCCCGCTCGCTGTCGGCTCTGGGCGCTGGGGATTCCTACCTCAACCTGCTGGGCCTGGAGAGGGGCGGCCCCCGCTTCGGCAGCAAGGAGGGGGACGAGGGACTGACCACCGCGctggaggggcaggaggggctcagcAGGCGCGTGGAGGGCTCCGAGGTCAGCGAGGTGGCTCTGCTCAACGGGAGCGGCCGGCAGAAGGCAGAGGATGCGGACAGAGGGGACGAGGACAG GCGGCAGCAGCCCATTCCCAAGCTCAACCCGCCGCCACCCATCCTACGCAAGAGGTCCAGCAAGACCTCCCCGAGCCTGGAGGTGGAGGCCAAGCCCGAGAGCACTGCCCACGTcagccttcccagccccagcgTGTCCAGCCTCACCAACAtcactgccagctccctcaCCCTCTTGGACTCCGAGGCGAGGACTCCTGCTTGGAGCGCTGCCTCCAGCTCAGAGCCCGTCCCCTCCAGGACCTTCCAACGTGTTCTCAGCAaggacagggctggggagaaCGGGCACACGTCCCCACCAGCCAGCTGCCACGACCCCGCAGCCAGCGAGGTCCTGGGCAAGGACTTGGCCGTGCTGGTGAGCCCCACGGACAGCATAGTGCCCTTCTCTCCTGCGGACGACACCTGCCTACACATCAGCTTCTCAGAAGATGAGCTGCTGGAACCGAAGCTGGACGCTGCTGTGGGGCCCAGCAGAGTCCCCTCTTAG
- the LOC137842521 gene encoding carboxyl-terminal PDZ ligand of neuronal nitric oxide synthase protein-like isoform X2 yields MRRIRYEFKAKNIKKKKVSIIVSVDGVKVILRKKQKRKEWTWDESKMVVMHDPVYRIFYVSHDSQDLKIFSYIARDGANNSFRCNVFKSKKKSQAMRVVRTVGQAFEVCHKLSLQHALQNADGQADGASDKSAEEQPPEVHQIKGSKITDVDEVGLDSDGICVSERGPGELPAARGELSVLKAGQGTKDKNCQDPESCSLCPAGSQQLLSPGSPCSSASITPLASQHCLQLLQQQLLQQQQQTQVAVAQVQLLKDQLAAETAARIEAQARVRQLLLTNRDLLQHVSLLVRQLKALESRAQRRQPVDRSLQNLSLAQSLSLNLKNHYSLDIALPSTSTPASVLGSPVGPRSLSALGAGDSYLNLLGLERGGPRFGSKEGDEGLTTALEGQEGLSRRVEGSEVSEVALLNGSGRQKAEDADRGDEDRRQQPIPKLNPPPPILRKRSSKTSPSLEVEAKPESTAHVSLPSPSVSSLTNITASSLTLLDSEARTPAWSAASSSEPVPSRTFQRVLSKDRAGENGHTSPPASCHDPAASEVLGKDLAVLVSPTDSIVPFSPADDTCLHISFSEDELLEPKLDAAVGPSRVPS; encoded by the exons TATGAATTCAAAGCCAAGAACATTAAGAAGAAGAAGGTGAGCATCATCGTGTCCGTGGACGGCGTGAAGGTGATCCTGCGCAAGAAGCAGAAG CGCAAGGAGTGGACCTGGGACGAGAGCAAGATGGTGGTGATGCACGATCCCGTGTACAG AATCTTCTACGTGTCTCACGACTCGCAAGACCTGAAAATATTCAGCTACATCGCGAGGGACGGTGCCAACAACTCCTTCAGGTGCAACGTCTTCAAATCCAAGAAGAAG AGCCAGGCCATGCGCGTGGTGCGCACGGTGGGCCAGGCCTTCGAGGTGTGCCACAAGCTGAGCCTGCAGCACGCCCTGCAGAACGCCGACGGGCAGGCAGACGGGGCCAGCGACAAGTCGGCGGAGGAGCAGCCACCAGAAG TGCACCAGATAAAGGGCTCCAAGATCACAGATGTGGACGAGGTTGGCCTCGACTCCGATGGCATCTGCGTGTCTGAGAGGGGACCAGGAGAGCTGCCGGCTGCCAGGGGTGAGCTCAGCGTGCTGAAAGCCGGACAAGGCACCAAGGACAAGAACTGCCAG GACCCCGagagctgctccctgtgcccggctggctcccagcagctgctgagccctggcagcccctgctcctcagCCTCCATCACGCCGCTGgcctcccagcactgcctccagctcctccagcagcagctcctccagcagcagcagcagacgcAGGTGGCGGTGGCTCAG GTGCAGCTGCTGAAGGACCAGCTGGCAGCGGAGACGGCGGCGCGCATCGAGGCGCAGGCCCGGGTgcggcagctgctgctgaccaACCGCGACCTGCTGCAGCACGTCTCGCTGCTGGTGCGGCAGCTGAAGGCGCTGGAGAGCCGGGCACAGCGCCGGCAGCCAG TTGACCGCTCGCTGCAGAACCTGTCCCTGGCGCAGTCGCTGTCCCTCAACCTGAAGAACCACTACAGCCTGGACATCGCCCTGCCCTCCACCTCCACGCCCGCCAGCGTCCTGGGCAGCCCCGTGGGCCCCCGCTCGCTGTCGGCTCTGGGCGCTGGGGATTCCTACCTCAACCTGCTGGGCCTGGAGAGGGGCGGCCCCCGCTTCGGCAGCAAGGAGGGGGACGAGGGACTGACCACCGCGctggaggggcaggaggggctcagcAGGCGCGTGGAGGGCTCCGAGGTCAGCGAGGTGGCTCTGCTCAACGGGAGCGGCCGGCAGAAGGCAGAGGATGCGGACAGAGGGGACGAGGACAG GCGGCAGCAGCCCATTCCCAAGCTCAACCCGCCGCCACCCATCCTACGCAAGAGGTCCAGCAAGACCTCCCCGAGCCTGGAGGTGGAGGCCAAGCCCGAGAGCACTGCCCACGTcagccttcccagccccagcgTGTCCAGCCTCACCAACAtcactgccagctccctcaCCCTCTTGGACTCCGAGGCGAGGACTCCTGCTTGGAGCGCTGCCTCCAGCTCAGAGCCCGTCCCCTCCAGGACCTTCCAACGTGTTCTCAGCAaggacagggctggggagaaCGGGCACACGTCCCCACCAGCCAGCTGCCACGACCCCGCAGCCAGCGAGGTCCTGGGCAAGGACTTGGCCGTGCTGGTGAGCCCCACGGACAGCATAGTGCCCTTCTCTCCTGCGGACGACACCTGCCTACACATCAGCTTCTCAGAAGATGAGCTGCTGGAACCGAAGCTGGACGCTGCTGTGGGGCCCAGCAGAGTCCCCTCTTAG
- the NDUFA8 gene encoding NADH dehydrogenase [ubiquinone] 1 alpha subcomplex subunit 8, which produces MRGAGRALRGAQGDGAAMAGGPGLPSLEELEVPEVRVSSAVLKAAAHHYGSQCDRPNKEFMLCRWEEKDPRRCLREGRQVNQCALDFFRKIKTHCAEPFTEYWTCIDYTNLQELRRCRKQQAVFDNCVLEKLGWVRPELGDLSKVTKVKTDRPIPDNVYHSRPRPEPNPPIEGELKPSPYGSRLFFWSW; this is translated from the exons atgcgcggtgCCGGccgggcgctgaggggagctcaAGGAGACGGCGCCGCCATGGCGGGCGGCCCGGGGCTGCCCtcgctggaggagctggaggtgccTGAG GTGAGAGTCAGCTCGGCCGTGCTGAAGGCCGCGGCCCACCACTACGGCTCGCAGTGCGACCGGCCCAACAAGGAGTTCATGCTGTGCCGCTGGGAGGAGAAGGACCCGCGGCGCTGCCTGCGCGAGGGCCGCCAGGTCAACCAGTGCGCCCTCGACTTCTTCAG GAAGATTAAGACTCACTGTGCAGAGCCATTTACTGAATACTGGACGTGCATTGACTATACCAACTTGCAGGAGCTTCGTCGATGCCGAAAGCAGCAGGCAGTGTTTGATAACTGTGTGCTAGAGAAGTTGGGTTGGGTGAGACCTGAACTGGGAGATCTCTCTAAG gtcACAAAAGTGAAGACGGACCGACCTATCCCTGACAATGTCTATCATTCTAGGCCTAGACCAGAACCAAATCCACCCATTGAAGGAGAGCTGAAGCCTTCTCCATATGGCAGTAGGCTATTTTTCTGGTCCTGGTAA